In Myxococcales bacterium, the following proteins share a genomic window:
- a CDS encoding aldehyde dehydrogenase family protein → MTTIKEIFQTMSYGPAPESPKEALAFLADKQNKFGLFINGAWQAPKAGGYFDSINPSTKGVLAQIAEADAGDVDAAVKAADGALAAWTALGGHGRARYLYALARQIQKHARLFAVLESLDNGKPIRETRDIDIPLVARHFYHHAGWAQLRDKELPDYKELGVIGQIIPWNFPLLMLSWKIAPALAMGNTVVLKPAEFTSLTALLFADICQQVGLPAGVVNVVTGHGGTGAALVDHPKVAKIAFTGSTEVGKIIRRATAGTGKKISLELGGKSPFIVFEDADLDSVVEGVVDAIWFNQGQVCCAGSRLLVQESVAEKLYAKIRARMETLRVGNALDKSIDVGAIVAAVQLKTIDDLVKQGVAEGNTMHQPSWSCPTDGYFYPPTMFTDVAPSSIIAQEEIFGPVLVAMSFRTHQEAVKLANNTRFGLACSIWTENINLALDIAPQIKAGTAWVNCTNVFDAAAGFGGYRESGFGREGGKEGLYEYVKPKIDATFADAPPPLERLPATLATPTSPGAAAATNGALPGIDRTPKLYIGGKQARPDGGHSLLVKDGHGNVIGEAPQGNRKDIRNAVEAAHSGTAWGGMTGHARAQVLYYLAENLAARATEFADRLTQMLNVGPLAARREVDAAIGRIYTYAAWADKYDGHVHHTTSRNVTLAMPERLGVMGIVCPDESPLLAFVSTVMPALAMGNCVVVVPSSTSPLAATDFYQLLDTSDVPPGTVNIVTGHKDELTRELAKHDDVDGLWYFGSAAGSKEVELLATDNLKRTWVSLGKHRNWLDAAHGEGEEFLRHASQIKNIWIPYGA, encoded by the coding sequence ATGACGACCATCAAGGAAATCTTCCAAACCATGAGCTACGGCCCCGCCCCCGAAAGCCCCAAAGAAGCGCTCGCGTTTCTCGCCGACAAGCAAAACAAGTTTGGCTTGTTCATTAACGGCGCGTGGCAGGCGCCAAAGGCTGGCGGTTACTTCGACAGCATCAACCCTTCAACCAAGGGCGTGTTGGCGCAAATCGCCGAAGCCGATGCGGGCGATGTCGATGCCGCGGTGAAGGCGGCCGACGGCGCGCTCGCCGCGTGGACCGCGCTCGGCGGCCACGGTCGCGCGCGCTATCTCTATGCGCTGGCGCGACAAATCCAAAAACACGCGCGTTTGTTCGCCGTGCTCGAATCGCTCGACAACGGCAAGCCCATCCGCGAAACCCGCGACATCGACATTCCGCTCGTTGCGCGCCACTTTTATCACCACGCCGGCTGGGCGCAGCTGCGCGACAAAGAGCTGCCTGACTACAAAGAGCTCGGCGTCATTGGCCAGATTATTCCGTGGAACTTTCCGCTGCTCATGCTGTCGTGGAAGATCGCGCCGGCGCTTGCGATGGGCAACACCGTGGTGCTCAAGCCCGCCGAGTTCACCTCGCTCACCGCGCTGCTCTTCGCCGATATCTGCCAACAAGTTGGGCTTCCGGCTGGCGTGGTCAATGTGGTCACCGGTCATGGCGGCACTGGCGCCGCGCTCGTCGACCACCCCAAAGTCGCCAAGATCGCGTTTACCGGATCGACCGAGGTCGGAAAAATCATCCGCCGCGCCACTGCCGGCACCGGCAAAAAGATTTCGCTTGAGCTCGGCGGCAAGTCGCCGTTCATCGTGTTTGAAGACGCCGACCTCGACAGCGTGGTCGAAGGCGTGGTCGACGCGATCTGGTTTAACCAGGGCCAGGTTTGTTGCGCTGGCTCGCGCCTGCTGGTGCAAGAAAGCGTCGCCGAGAAGCTCTACGCCAAGATTCGCGCCCGCATGGAGACGCTGCGAGTTGGCAACGCGCTCGATAAATCAATCGACGTCGGCGCCATTGTCGCCGCGGTGCAACTCAAAACCATCGACGACTTGGTCAAGCAAGGCGTCGCCGAGGGCAATACGATGCACCAGCCGTCGTGGAGCTGCCCAACGGACGGGTACTTCTATCCTCCGACCATGTTCACCGACGTCGCGCCCTCCTCGATCATTGCGCAGGAAGAAATCTTTGGCCCGGTGCTCGTCGCGATGAGCTTTCGCACCCATCAGGAAGCCGTCAAGCTCGCCAACAACACGCGCTTTGGTCTCGCCTGCAGCATCTGGACCGAGAACATCAACCTCGCGCTCGATATCGCGCCGCAGATCAAGGCCGGCACCGCGTGGGTCAACTGCACCAACGTGTTTGACGCCGCCGCTGGCTTTGGCGGCTATCGCGAATCGGGCTTTGGCCGCGAAGGCGGCAAGGAAGGCCTTTACGAATACGTCAAGCCCAAGATCGACGCTACGTTCGCCGACGCGCCGCCGCCGCTTGAGCGCTTGCCCGCGACCTTGGCCACGCCAACGTCGCCCGGCGCGGCCGCCGCGACCAACGGCGCGTTGCCCGGCATCGACCGCACGCCAAAACTCTACATCGGCGGCAAGCAAGCCCGCCCCGATGGCGGCCACAGCCTGCTGGTTAAAGACGGCCACGGCAATGTCATCGGCGAGGCGCCGCAAGGCAATCGCAAAGACATCCGCAATGCGGTTGAGGCCGCGCATTCCGGCACCGCTTGGGGCGGCATGACCGGCCACGCGCGCGCGCAGGTGCTCTATTACCTCGCCGAAAACCTGGCGGCGCGCGCTACCGAGTTTGCCGACCGCCTGACCCAAATGCTAAACGTCGGCCCGCTCGCCGCGCGGCGCGAAGTCGATGCCGCGATTGGCCGCATTTACACCTACGCCGCTTGGGCCGATAAATACGACGGCCATGTGCACCACACTACGTCGCGCAACGTCACGCTCGCCATGCCGGAGCGGCTTGGCGTGATGGGCATCGTCTGCCCCGATGAATCGCCGCTGCTCGCCTTTGTCTCTACCGTCATGCCAGCGCTCGCCATGGGAAATTGCGTCGTGGTGGTGCCATCGAGCACCTCGCCGCTCGCCGCGACCGACTTCTATCAATTGCTCGACACGTCCGATGTCCCGCCAGGCACCGTCAATATTGTCACCGGCCACAAAGACGAACTCACCCGCGAGCTCGCCAAGCACGACGACGTCGACGGCCTGTGGTACTTCGGCAGCGCCGCTGGCAGCAAAGAGGTCGAGCTACTCGCCACCGACAACCTCAAGCGCACCTGGGTCTCGCTTGGCAAGCACCGCAACTGGCTCGACGCCGCGCACGGCGAAGGAGAAGAATTCTTGCGCCACGCCAGTCAGATCAAGAACATCTGGATTCCGTACGGCGCGTGA
- the deoC gene encoding deoxyribose-phosphate aldolase has product MKPTPATPAHGARNDGMPFDAALVEGISINRSAVERRAGTFTTRRSVKKDWQAAWLLRAITCIDLTTLAGDDTRGNVMRLCAKARNPVRQDLLAALGMADAGITTGAVCVYHNLIPFAAEALAGTNIPIAAVSTGFPAGQIPLPEKLHEIQMSVAAGAKEIDIVVSRALVLQSDWKGLYDEIAACRKACGDAHMKTILATGEIPTLTKVAQASMVAMMAGSDFIKTSTGKEPVNATLPVSLVMTREIRRYLELTGLRVGFKPAGGIAKAKDAIAWLILMKEELGAPWLAPDLFRFGASSLLGDIERQLEHHVTGRYSAAFRHPMA; this is encoded by the coding sequence ATGAAGCCAACTCCAGCTACGCCCGCGCATGGCGCGCGCAACGACGGCATGCCGTTTGATGCCGCCCTCGTCGAAGGCATCTCGATTAATCGCAGCGCCGTGGAGCGACGCGCCGGCACCTTCACCACGCGGCGCTCGGTCAAAAAAGACTGGCAGGCGGCGTGGCTTTTGCGGGCGATTACCTGCATCGATCTCACGACGCTCGCCGGTGATGACACCCGCGGCAACGTGATGCGGCTGTGCGCCAAGGCGCGCAATCCAGTGCGCCAGGATCTACTCGCCGCGCTCGGCATGGCCGACGCCGGCATTACCACCGGCGCGGTGTGCGTCTATCACAACCTAATTCCCTTTGCCGCCGAGGCGCTCGCGGGCACCAACATCCCCATCGCCGCCGTGTCGACGGGCTTTCCCGCCGGGCAAATTCCACTGCCAGAAAAACTGCACGAAATTCAGATGTCGGTCGCTGCCGGCGCCAAGGAAATCGACATCGTCGTCAGCCGGGCGCTCGTGCTGCAAAGCGATTGGAAAGGCCTCTACGACGAAATCGCCGCCTGCCGCAAGGCCTGCGGCGACGCGCATATGAAGACCATCTTGGCGACCGGCGAGATCCCAACGCTGACCAAAGTTGCGCAGGCGAGCATGGTCGCGATGATGGCCGGCTCGGATTTTATCAAGACCAGCACCGGCAAGGAGCCCGTCAACGCCACGCTGCCAGTGAGCCTGGTGATGACGCGCGAGATTCGCCGCTACCTCGAGCTCACCGGCCTGAGGGTTGGCTTTAAGCCCGCAGGTGGCATTGCCAAGGCTAAAGATGCCATCGCGTGGCTTATTTTAATGAAAGAAGAGCTTGGCGCGCCGTGGCTTGCGCCAGACCTCTTTCGCTTCGGCGCCAGCAGCTTGCTCGGCGACATAGAGCGCCAACTCGAACACCACGTCACCGGCCGCTACTCCGCCGCATTCCGCCACCCGATGGCGTAG
- a CDS encoding GNAT family N-acetyltransferase produces MIRLAPMTAPEFEAYVDASARAFAIESPRLRHLAEKEALAASYEELRELLPTGIATTGQLLWSIFDKDALVGYLHLGVDKSDPASMFVWDLEIAAAHRRRGYARAALTLAMAHVKGLGIRRLGLNVFAENSAAMALYTSMGFGVTQSQMALEL; encoded by the coding sequence GTGATTCGCCTCGCGCCCATGACCGCGCCTGAATTTGAGGCCTACGTCGACGCGAGTGCACGCGCCTTTGCAATAGAATCGCCGCGCTTGCGGCATTTGGCTGAGAAAGAGGCGTTGGCGGCATCATACGAGGAGCTGCGCGAACTCTTGCCGACGGGGATCGCAACCACGGGTCAGCTGCTCTGGAGCATTTTTGACAAGGATGCGCTGGTTGGCTACTTGCACCTTGGGGTCGATAAAAGTGACCCTGCCTCAATGTTTGTGTGGGATCTCGAAATCGCGGCCGCACATCGCCGCCGAGGCTATGCCCGTGCGGCGCTGACGCTGGCAATGGCGCACGTCAAAGGGCTTGGTATTCGCCGGCTTGGCCTCAATGTGTTTGCCGAGAACTCCGCGGCCATGGCGCTTTATACGTCGATGGGGTTTGGCGTCACGCAGTCGCAAATGGCGCTTGAGCTATAA
- a CDS encoding chloride channel protein yields the protein MGSARSRITFHFHGVVLGAAVGILCGISAALFLWLLDLATSWREGHEVIVWALPIAGLAIGYGYERFGQPIKGGSNLVIATAQGGGEGAPLPQRLAPMVLLGTVLTHLFGGSAGREGTAVQMGAGLSDWLARRVRVDAAMRRQLLLAGMAGGFGAVFGTPLAGTVFGLEVLARRPIRYDALLPSLAAAFVGDFVTRGVGIAHTPFRAVSFVAPTPMLVVKWVLFAIVIAAVALVFIELTHFIRRRGERHVPRLPWRMALGGLAIVGLWQLVGSSDYLGLSVPLMLRAFSDGELPAYVFALKLLFTAITLGAGFLGGEVTPLFVIGATLGCVMASALGMPIELGAGVGMAALFAAAANTPLALSVMAMELLGVAIAPHALIVCVLAWVLVGPRSIYAAQLTLNSTQSMRDSRLDPLRR from the coding sequence ATGGGCTCTGCGCGCTCTCGCATTACGTTTCACTTCCATGGCGTTGTGCTCGGCGCTGCGGTTGGCATTTTGTGCGGCATCTCGGCGGCCCTATTTTTGTGGTTGCTTGACCTCGCGACGAGCTGGCGCGAGGGCCATGAGGTCATCGTATGGGCTCTGCCAATTGCCGGCCTCGCGATAGGCTACGGCTATGAGCGCTTTGGCCAGCCTATCAAGGGCGGCAGCAACCTCGTGATCGCCACGGCGCAGGGCGGTGGCGAAGGCGCACCCTTGCCGCAGCGGCTAGCGCCGATGGTGCTGCTAGGCACCGTCCTGACGCATCTGTTCGGCGGCAGCGCCGGTCGCGAAGGTACCGCCGTGCAGATGGGCGCGGGACTCAGCGATTGGTTGGCGCGGCGCGTTCGCGTCGATGCGGCGATGCGCCGGCAGCTACTGCTTGCCGGCATGGCGGGCGGCTTTGGCGCGGTGTTTGGCACGCCGCTCGCGGGCACCGTGTTTGGCCTCGAGGTGCTGGCGCGCCGCCCAATACGCTACGACGCGCTGCTGCCGTCGCTGGCCGCGGCGTTTGTCGGCGATTTCGTTACGCGCGGAGTTGGCATCGCGCATACGCCGTTTCGCGCGGTGTCCTTTGTCGCGCCGACGCCGATGCTAGTGGTTAAATGGGTGCTATTTGCGATCGTCATCGCAGCGGTTGCGCTAGTTTTCATCGAGCTAACGCACTTCATTAGACGGCGCGGCGAGCGGCATGTGCCGCGCCTGCCGTGGCGCATGGCGCTGGGCGGCCTAGCAATTGTCGGCTTGTGGCAGCTCGTCGGCAGCAGCGACTACTTGGGCCTCTCGGTGCCACTCATGCTGCGCGCCTTTAGCGATGGCGAGCTGCCGGCGTATGTGTTTGCGCTAAAGCTGTTGTTTACGGCCATTACCCTCGGCGCGGGTTTTCTCGGTGGCGAGGTTACGCCCTTGTTCGTCATCGGCGCCACGCTCGGCTGCGTCATGGCGAGCGCGCTCGGCATGCCAATCGAGCTCGGCGCCGGCGTCGGTATGGCGGCGCTCTTTGCCGCGGCCGCCAACACGCCGCTAGCGCTATCGGTCATGGCGATGGAGTTACTCGGCGTCGCGATCGCGCCACATGCGCTCATCGTGTGCGTCTTGGCGTGGGTCTTGGTCGGCCCGCGAAGCATCTACGCGGCGCAACTCACCTTGAATTCTACGCAAAGCATGCGAGACTCGCGGCTCGACCCACTAAGGAGATAG
- a CDS encoding SDR family oxidoreductase produces the protein MTTTKKIALVTGANKGLGKEISRQLGQQGYYVLLAARDESLGKQAADELRATGMEVAPIKLDVTNPDHIASAVHFVTTTFGRLDLLVNNAGIALEWDGSGTSVEKIRKTLEVNVIAPYALTEAFMPLLEKSADARVIHQSSMLGSIGEVEKSWPHVKNFVSPGYSMSKAALNMLSLIQGNNFGAKGVLVAAAHPGWVKTDLGSDAAPMEVGDGAKTVVNLATMPRETFPNATLSHMGARLPW, from the coding sequence ATGACAACCACCAAAAAAATCGCACTCGTGACCGGCGCCAACAAAGGCCTAGGCAAAGAGATTTCAAGACAGCTTGGGCAGCAAGGATACTACGTGCTGCTTGCCGCGCGCGATGAGTCGCTTGGGAAGCAAGCCGCAGACGAACTGCGAGCGACTGGCATGGAGGTAGCGCCGATCAAGCTTGACGTCACCAACCCCGATCATATTGCGTCGGCGGTTCACTTTGTCACAACGACCTTTGGTCGCCTCGATTTGCTGGTCAACAATGCCGGCATTGCCCTTGAGTGGGATGGTAGCGGCACAAGTGTTGAGAAGATTCGCAAAACCTTAGAGGTGAATGTCATTGCCCCGTATGCGCTCACGGAAGCGTTTATGCCGCTGCTTGAGAAGTCAGCGGATGCGCGCGTCATTCACCAGTCGTCTATGCTCGGTTCGATCGGTGAAGTTGAAAAATCATGGCCGCACGTCAAGAACTTCGTTTCGCCAGGCTATTCGATGTCTAAGGCCGCGCTGAATATGTTGTCATTAATTCAAGGCAACAACTTCGGGGCCAAGGGCGTGCTGGTCGCCGCCGCTCATCCAGGGTGGGTCAAGACAGACCTTGGCTCAGACGCCGCACCCATGGAGGTTGGGGATGGCGCCAAAACCGTGGTGAATCTCGCCACGATGCCGCGCGAGACGTTTCCGAACGCCACGCTTTCGCACATGGGCGCGCGCCTTCCTTGGTAA
- a CDS encoding ABC transporter ATP-binding protein produces MPTTPPVSTFASTSVSTTTTDAVRADNLTKTYGSGAAAVKALDHVSLTLARGTVAALLGPSGSGKSTLIKALGFVSPADTGEVYFEGRLVVKDGVPLADLAALRRRHLGFVFQKANLTSFLTARENVEIACEFGGKRDGRKRARDLLAYLDVAGREHAYPEMLSGGEQQRVAIARALANEPSLILADEPTAALDSVRSRSVMELFRKVAHDRGAAVLVVTHDHRALEVFDVLYEMEDGRLRPYHAR; encoded by the coding sequence ATGCCAACAACCCCGCCCGTGTCCACGTTCGCATCTACATCCGTATCGACCACCACCACCGATGCGGTGCGCGCGGACAACCTAACTAAGACCTACGGCTCGGGCGCTGCGGCGGTCAAGGCGCTCGATCACGTCAGCCTGACGCTTGCGCGCGGTACCGTCGCCGCCCTGCTTGGCCCCAGCGGCTCCGGCAAGTCAACGCTGATCAAGGCGCTCGGCTTTGTCTCGCCCGCCGATACCGGCGAGGTGTACTTCGAGGGCCGCCTCGTGGTGAAAGACGGCGTGCCGCTCGCCGATTTAGCCGCGCTGCGCCGCCGTCACCTCGGCTTCGTGTTTCAAAAGGCCAACCTCACCTCGTTTCTCACCGCGCGCGAGAACGTGGAAATTGCCTGCGAGTTTGGCGGCAAGCGCGATGGCCGCAAGCGGGCGCGCGACTTGCTCGCGTATCTCGACGTTGCCGGGCGCGAACACGCCTACCCGGAAATGTTGAGCGGCGGCGAACAGCAACGCGTCGCCATTGCCCGGGCGCTCGCCAACGAGCCGTCGCTGATTCTCGCCGACGAGCCCACCGCCGCCCTCGACAGCGTGCGCAGCCGCAGCGTCATGGAGCTATTTCGCAAGGTCGCGCACGACCGCGGCGCCGCCGTCTTGGTCGTCACCCACGACCACCGCGCGCTGGAGGTGTTCGACGTGCTCTATGAAATGGAAGACGGCCGCCTGCGCCCGTACCACGCCCGCTAG
- a CDS encoding ABC transporter permease produces MNLALRDVRRHLARFVGTAAGLGLLLTVVIAMQGIYAGMVDDATILTRAMRADVWLVQKDTRGPFAEGSRLDPSVEARAAALPGVRSARPYTYQLIQREHRGAVMRIALVGLGWPDDPGRSLPLVRGRRLAQPHGEIIVDASLGLAIGAALELAGETYRVVGLTKNALTSGGDSVAFLTAGDAQLVAYDQPPEAAVLERERVASRLRQTDLGRGQPSLEELATDPRWRPPALASPPVAAVLLEVDPHRLADVRGIVRSWGDVSVYSQAEEEALLLGGVVQRARMQIGLFTVILTLTAAVIVMMVMYNLTLEKTHDLAVLKLMGAPKPRLLGLVLQQAWLLGAIGYTVAFALGALAYPLFPRRVLITETITMVAPVATMILVTLASLLGLAHVMRIDPSRALEA; encoded by the coding sequence ATGAATCTCGCGCTGCGCGACGTGCGCCGTCATCTCGCGCGCTTTGTCGGCACTGCGGCGGGCCTTGGCCTCTTGCTCACCGTCGTCATCGCGATGCAGGGCATTTACGCCGGCATGGTCGACGACGCCACCATCCTCACCCGCGCCATGCGCGCCGACGTGTGGCTGGTGCAAAAGGACACGCGCGGGCCGTTTGCCGAAGGCTCGCGGCTCGATCCGAGCGTCGAGGCGCGGGCCGCCGCGTTGCCGGGCGTGCGCAGCGCGCGGCCCTACACGTATCAACTCATTCAGCGCGAGCATCGCGGCGCCGTGATGCGCATTGCGCTGGTTGGCCTGGGCTGGCCCGATGATCCGGGGCGCTCGCTGCCGCTGGTGCGCGGCCGTCGCCTGGCGCAACCCCATGGCGAAATCATCGTCGATGCCTCGCTCGGGCTGGCGATCGGCGCGGCGCTCGAACTTGCCGGCGAGACCTACCGCGTGGTCGGGCTGACGAAAAACGCGCTCACCTCCGGCGGTGATTCGGTTGCCTTCTTGACCGCCGGCGACGCGCAGCTCGTCGCGTATGACCAACCGCCTGAGGCCGCGGTGCTCGAACGCGAACGCGTCGCCTCGCGTCTGCGCCAAACAGATCTCGGCCGCGGCCAGCCCTCACTCGAAGAGCTCGCAACCGATCCGCGCTGGCGTCCGCCGGCGCTGGCCTCGCCACCCGTTGCCGCCGTGTTGCTCGAGGTCGATCCGCATCGCCTCGCCGACGTGCGCGGCATCGTGCGCAGCTGGGGCGACGTCAGCGTGTATTCACAAGCCGAAGAAGAGGCGCTGCTGCTGGGCGGCGTGGTGCAACGCGCCCGCATGCAGATCGGCCTGTTCACGGTAATCCTCACCCTTACCGCCGCCGTAATCGTGATGATGGTGATGTACAACCTCACGCTCGAAAAAACCCACGACCTCGCGGTGCTCAAGCTTATGGGCGCGCCCAAGCCTCGCCTGCTCGGCCTGGTCTTGCAGCAAGCGTGGCTGCTCGGGGCAATTGGCTATACCGTGGCGTTTGCGCTCGGCGCGCTGGCCTATCCCCTGTTTCCGCGCCGCGTGCTCATCACCGAGACCATCACCATGGTCGCGCCGGTTGCGACGATGATCTTAGTCACGCTCGCCAGCCTGCTCGGGCTCGCCCATGTCATGCGCATTGATCCCTCGCGCGCGCTGGAGGCCTAA
- a CDS encoding efflux RND transporter periplasmic adaptor subunit, protein MIQTHANSSLPRRVLALVYRLRWVLGVLAIGLLIAWFKVWSPVHVKMARVERGTVVLEAFGRGTIESQREAAVGFDLIGRVSEVLVDEGGRVTIGQELARLETSQSQAELKSAQTGVGAARAALQRLAADEERARTLLATAEREARRTQALFDAGAVPGQQRDDMRDKLALAHAELARVLAQRAEATRGIDVAAGGAEQRRVAVVRATLLAPFDGVITRRLREPGDTVAIGSTVLRLVDTSRVFVNAAMDETMLSQLAVDQPATITFPGTDQPIAGKVSKIAWEADRQTHELFVEVTPVSLERRIAIGQRADVRVELARHDNALRIPIDLIHHDEAGAFVYASRGGKITRISPKFGLTGSAHVEVLEGLAEGDELLAAPGTATSLPLGRRWVSR, encoded by the coding sequence ATGATCCAAACTCATGCCAACTCAAGCCTCCCACGGCGCGTGCTCGCCCTTGTCTACCGCCTGCGCTGGGTCTTGGGCGTGCTCGCGATCGGCCTGCTAATCGCTTGGTTTAAAGTCTGGTCGCCGGTGCACGTCAAGATGGCGCGGGTGGAGCGCGGCACCGTCGTGCTCGAGGCGTTTGGCCGCGGCACCATCGAAAGCCAGCGCGAGGCGGCGGTCGGCTTTGACTTGATCGGCCGCGTAAGCGAGGTGCTCGTCGATGAAGGCGGCCGCGTCACCATCGGCCAAGAGCTCGCGCGGCTTGAGACGAGTCAGTCGCAAGCCGAACTAAAATCAGCGCAAACCGGCGTTGGCGCGGCAAGGGCGGCCTTGCAGCGCCTGGCCGCCGACGAAGAGCGCGCACGTACGCTGCTCGCAACCGCCGAGCGCGAGGCGCGTCGCACCCAGGCGCTATTTGACGCCGGCGCCGTGCCTGGCCAACAGCGCGACGACATGCGCGACAAGCTGGCCTTGGCCCACGCCGAGCTCGCACGCGTGCTGGCACAACGCGCCGAGGCGACGCGCGGCATTGACGTCGCGGCTGGCGGCGCCGAGCAACGCCGCGTCGCGGTGGTGCGCGCCACGTTGCTGGCACCATTTGATGGCGTGATTACCCGGCGCCTGCGCGAGCCGGGCGACACCGTCGCGATTGGCTCGACCGTGCTACGCCTCGTCGACACCAGCCGCGTCTTCGTCAACGCCGCCATGGACGAGACGATGTTGTCACAGCTCGCGGTGGATCAGCCCGCGACGATTACCTTTCCCGGCACCGACCAGCCCATCGCCGGCAAGGTCTCCAAGATCGCGTGGGAGGCCGACCGCCAAACCCACGAACTCTTCGTCGAAGTCACGCCGGTAAGCCTTGAGCGCCGCATCGCCATCGGTCAGCGCGCCGACGTGCGCGTCGAGCTAGCGCGCCACGACAACGCGCTGCGGATTCCGATCGACCTCATCCACCACGATGAGGCCGGCGCCTTTGTCTATGCCAGCCGCGGCGGCAAGATTACACGCATTAGTCCGAAATTCGGACTCACGGGCAGCGCGCACGTCGAGGTGCTAGAGGGCCTCGCCGAGGGCGATGAGCTCTTGGCCGCGCCGGGCACCGCCACCTCGCTGCCGCTTGGACGGCGCTGGGTGAGCCGATGA
- a CDS encoding cysteine synthase family protein: MLSTTERQGILRHIGGTPLVRLQHIGKELAVPVLVKCEHLNPGGSIKDRIAIAIVEDAEARGVLAPGMTIIEATAGNTGLGLAMVAGARGMKLVCLMPEKMSVDKRNALSALGAQVIVTPNLPRTDPGNFRNVAARMAQEHGWFLADQFNNPANVEAHVRTTGAEILAQTGGVIGAFVAGVGTGGTISGVGRRLKTALPHVRVVVADPVGSSLADWIETGHLGPDGTYAVEGIGGNEVPTNLHRDVIDAVERVSDDESFAMVRRLLREEGLFVGGSAGTNVVAALRVAARGGLAGPVVTVLPDAWDRYRAKPWMQAWAAGG; encoded by the coding sequence ATGCTGTCCACGACCGAGCGCCAAGGCATCTTGCGCCACATTGGCGGCACGCCGCTGGTGCGGCTGCAACACATCGGCAAGGAGCTAGCGGTGCCAGTGCTGGTAAAGTGCGAGCACCTAAATCCCGGCGGATCGATCAAAGATCGCATTGCCATCGCGATCGTCGAAGATGCCGAGGCGCGCGGCGTCTTGGCGCCCGGCATGACAATTATCGAGGCGACGGCCGGCAACACCGGGCTTGGCCTGGCGATGGTCGCCGGCGCGCGTGGCATGAAGTTGGTGTGCCTCATGCCGGAGAAAATGTCCGTCGACAAGCGCAACGCCCTGAGCGCACTCGGCGCCCAAGTGATCGTGACGCCGAATTTGCCGCGCACCGATCCGGGGAACTTCCGCAACGTCGCGGCGCGCATGGCGCAGGAGCACGGGTGGTTTCTCGCCGATCAATTTAACAATCCCGCCAACGTCGAGGCGCATGTGCGCACCACGGGTGCCGAGATTCTCGCCCAAACCGGCGGCGTCATCGGTGCGTTCGTCGCGGGCGTCGGCACCGGCGGCACCATTTCGGGCGTCGGGCGCCGGCTCAAGACCGCGTTGCCGCACGTGCGCGTCGTCGTCGCCGATCCGGTCGGGTCATCGCTCGCCGATTGGATCGAGACCGGGCACCTGGGCCCCGATGGCACCTATGCCGTCGAAGGCATCGGCGGCAACGAGGTGCCGACCAACCTGCATCGCGACGTCATCGATGCCGTCGAGCGCGTCAGCGACGACGAGAGTTTTGCCATGGTCAGGCGGCTGCTGCGAGAGGAAGGCCTCTTCGTCGGCGGCTCGGCCGGCACCAACGTCGTCGCCGCCCTGCGCGTCGCGGCGCGCGGCGGCCTCGCCGGGCCGGTGGTCACAGTGCTGCCCGATGCGTGGGACCGCTATCGCGCCAAGCCCTGGATGCAGGCGTGGGCGGCGGGCGGCTAA
- a CDS encoding pyridoxal-phosphate dependent enzyme, with amino-acid sequence MATTPATERLGILRHIGGTPLVRLQHIGKELAVPVLVKCEHLNPGGSIKDRIAIAIVEDAEARGVLAPGMTIVEATAGNTGFCLAMVAGARGMKLAASCPRKCPSTSATR; translated from the coding sequence ATGGCAACGACGCCCGCGACCGAGCGCCTCGGCATCTTGCGCCACATTGGCGGCACGCCGCTGGTGCGGCTGCAACACATCGGCAAGGAGCTAGCGGTGCCAGTGCTGGTAAAGTGCGAGCACCTAAATCCCGGCGGGTCGATCAAAGATCGCATTGCCATCGCGATCGTCGAAGACGCCGAAGCGCGCGGCGTGCTGGCGCCGGGCATGACCATTGTTGAAGCGACGGCCGGCAACACCGGCTTTTGCCTGGCGATGGTCGCGGGCGCCCGCGGCATGAAGTTGGCGGCCTCATGCCCGAGAAAATGTCCGTCGACAAGCGCAACGCGTTGA